Proteins from a genomic interval of Clostridium sp. M62/1:
- a CDS encoding PolC-type DNA polymerase III produces the protein MEEKNQKTADPVSFGDSYAAIDLETTGLDPKRDKIIEVGACLVEQGKVKRELSFLINPHREISERVELLTGITGRMVEHAPGIEEVIGEIAAFVGELPLLGHHVIFDYSFLKHAAVNAGLPFEKNGIDTLSLCRRFMPPEEKKNLSAACGWFQIPRETAHRALADAKAAHLLYQSLRDCHFQENEEAFAAKPLIYKVKREQPASKRQKEGLRELAKYHRINLSVDIEYLTRSEASRLTDKIILNYGRMKKR, from the coding sequence ATGGAAGAAAAGAATCAAAAGACAGCTGACCCGGTTTCTTTCGGGGATTCCTACGCGGCCATTGACCTGGAAACCACAGGTCTTGATCCGAAGCGCGACAAGATTATCGAGGTGGGCGCCTGTCTGGTAGAGCAGGGAAAGGTGAAAAGGGAGCTTTCATTTCTTATTAATCCCCACAGGGAGATCTCAGAGCGGGTGGAACTCCTCACAGGAATTACAGGCAGGATGGTAGAGCATGCGCCAGGAATCGAGGAGGTGATAGGGGAGATCGCTGCCTTTGTAGGAGAGCTTCCCCTGTTAGGCCACCATGTCATCTTCGACTACAGCTTTTTAAAGCATGCGGCGGTGAATGCCGGGCTTCCTTTTGAAAAGAACGGCATAGATACCCTCTCCCTCTGCCGGCGTTTTATGCCGCCGGAGGAGAAAAAGAACCTGTCAGCCGCCTGCGGCTGGTTTCAGATTCCCCGGGAAACGGCTCACAGGGCGCTGGCAGACGCAAAAGCTGCCCACCTTCTCTACCAAAGTCTCAGAGACTGCCACTTTCAGGAAAATGAAGAGGCCTTTGCTGCAAAACCTCTGATTTACAAAGTAAAAAGAGAGCAGCCGGCCTCAAAAAGACAAAAAGAAGGCTTGCGGGAATTAGCAAAATATCATAGAATAAATCTATCTGTTGACATAGAGTATCTGACGCGCAGTGAAGCGTCCAGGCTCACAGATAAAATCATACTTAACTATGGAAGAATGAAAAAGAGGTGA
- a CDS encoding VanW family protein encodes MKGNVRIAGLAALLSAGILFIAPQDAAAGVLPQGFSVSGSGEKSFDLSGMTASEAEAELETYVNSLAGQQVSIAIDGNSLASTAADLGFYWENREEIGAELEKYAGGNLLERFVHVKELEDGGAGLSVETSLDDGKLQAFVNDNCAPYVREAKDASVSRENGAFVITDEVTGLAVDLEATKAALDEALNQGLSEGVSVEAVVTETQPRIRRADLETISDVLGTFSTNFNAGDRSRTQNLKTGAAKINGAVLMPGDQFSAYEYLTPFTIENGYAAAGSYENGRTVDSIGGGACQLCTTLYNAVLRAELEVTQRQNHSMTVGYVKPSEDAAIAGTYKDLKFKNNYETPIYIEGSVSGSTLTFTAYGKETRPANRTIEFVSETLGTIDPGAPTEKVDNSLAPGARVKESSGHIGKKSRLWKVVYVDGVETEREILHTDTYMASKAVYRIGPAAPAVTEPTVPAETQPAQTQPAETQPAGPASDSQGPAGEAVSPVSPAPDGAAQSPAAPPSDPVSPAA; translated from the coding sequence ATGAAAGGGAATGTTCGGATTGCCGGTCTGGCAGCTCTGCTGTCAGCCGGAATTTTATTTATTGCGCCGCAGGACGCAGCCGCCGGAGTTCTTCCCCAGGGATTTTCGGTGAGCGGATCCGGGGAGAAGAGCTTCGACCTTTCCGGCATGACGGCCAGCGAGGCGGAGGCGGAGCTGGAAACTTATGTTAATTCACTGGCAGGACAGCAGGTTTCCATTGCCATAGACGGAAACAGCCTGGCCTCCACAGCGGCAGATCTGGGTTTTTACTGGGAGAACAGGGAGGAGATCGGCGCAGAGCTGGAGAAATACGCTGGCGGCAACCTTCTGGAGCGGTTTGTCCATGTGAAGGAGCTGGAAGACGGCGGCGCCGGCCTGTCTGTGGAGACGTCGCTTGATGACGGAAAGCTGCAGGCTTTTGTAAATGACAACTGCGCCCCCTATGTAAGGGAGGCGAAGGATGCCTCTGTTTCCAGGGAGAACGGGGCCTTTGTCATCACAGATGAGGTGACAGGGCTTGCCGTAGATTTGGAGGCCACGAAGGCGGCTCTCGATGAGGCGTTAAATCAGGGGCTTTCCGAGGGCGTATCGGTGGAGGCCGTGGTGACAGAAACACAGCCCCGCATCAGGCGCGCGGATCTGGAAACCATCTCTGACGTGCTGGGAACCTTCAGCACGAATTTTAACGCAGGTGACAGGTCGAGAACCCAGAATTTAAAGACCGGGGCGGCCAAGATAAACGGAGCAGTGCTGATGCCGGGGGATCAGTTTTCCGCCTATGAGTATCTGACACCGTTCACCATAGAGAATGGCTATGCAGCCGCCGGTTCCTATGAGAACGGCCGGACGGTGGATTCCATCGGCGGCGGTGCCTGCCAGCTGTGTACGACCCTGTATAATGCAGTCCTTCGGGCTGAGCTGGAGGTGACCCAGAGACAGAACCACTCCATGACCGTGGGGTATGTGAAACCATCTGAGGACGCGGCCATTGCCGGAACCTACAAGGACCTGAAATTTAAGAATAACTATGAGACTCCGATTTATATTGAAGGAAGCGTTTCCGGAAGTACACTTACTTTTACAGCCTATGGCAAGGAGACGAGGCCTGCAAACCGCACCATTGAGTTCGTGTCAGAGACACTGGGAACGATTGATCCCGGCGCCCCCACAGAGAAGGTGGACAATTCCCTGGCGCCCGGAGCAAGGGTGAAGGAGTCCTCCGGCCATATCGGGAAGAAGTCAAGGCTCTGGAAGGTGGTCTATGTGGACGGAGTGGAGACAGAAAGAGAGATTCTCCACACGGATACCTACATGGCTTCCAAGGCGGTGTACCGTATCGGCCCGGCAGCTCCGGCAGTGACAGAACCGACCGTTCCGGCAGAGACACAGCCGGCGCAGACGCAGCCGGCAGAGACGCAGCCGGCAGGCCCGGCAAGCGACTCCCAGGGCCCGGCAGGAGAGGCGGTAAGCCCTGTTTCACCTGCGCCTGACGGGGCAGCCCAGAGTCCGGCGGCTCCGCCCTCAGATCCTGTAAGCCCGGCGGCTTAG